The sequence GAACCCCATGACCACGCCGATCTGGGCCAGCACGAAGGTCGTCTCCAGCGCCTGCAGCACTCCGTGGCTCAGGCCCGAGAGGGCGTTGCCGACGAGATGCGAGGCGAAGGCCCAGTCGCTGTAGGGGAAGTGGCCGAGCTCGACCTGCGCCCCCCGATAGAGGAGCAGGGTGGCGATCACCAGGAAGATCATCAGGAGGATGAGCCACGCCTGGTCGGCGTGTGAGCGGTAGAAGCGTGACGACCGATCGAGGCGCTCGGGCGACTCGCGCAGGCGGATGACCGAGAAGACGATGATGCCGGCCAGGACGCCGACGGCCATGAAATCCTCGATGAAACCGAGCGCGGCCGAGTGGCCGATGCCCGGGATGGCCCACGTCTTGGAGAACAGCAGCCCGTAGGCCTCGAGGATCGTGAGCAGCAGGATCACGAAACCCCAGAAGACGAAGAAGTGGGCCAGACCGGGGATGGGCCGCTTGAGCAGCTTGCGCTGCCCGAAGACGTCGGTCAGCTCGGCCCACAGGCGCGGCCCCAGGTCCTTGAAGCGATCCGGAGCTGGCCGGCCCACGGCGACGAGGCGTCCCAGCCACCACACCCGTCGCCCGGCCAGCGCCAGGGCGATAGCCGTCAATGCAAAGCCGATACCGAGTCTCAAGGCGTTCCTCCTGCCGCTTCACTGGGCGTCAGCGCAACACAGCCGGGAAAGCGGCTCGGCCCAGCTGACCAGGCACGCGACGGACCAGTCACATTACCTACCCGCCTCCCGGGCGCCCAACCGGCGAGCCCTGGGACCCCTCCCCCGGGCTCGGCCCACCGCCGGCCGAACGCTACAGTTGCGGGCTCCTGCGGGCGTAGTTCAGAGGCAGAACATCAGCTTCCCAAGCTGAGAACGCGGGTTCGATTCCCGTCGCCCGCTCTCTCTCGAAGGTGCAGGTCAAGGGCGGCCGTTCAGGGACCGGAACGCGATCGAGCGTATGATCTCGCCTCCGCTGCCGTGAGGGAGGCTCCGATGGCACAGGTCGCGATGCTCGCCAGGGTCCGCGCCAAGGAGGGAAAGGGCGACGAGCTCGTCGCCGCGTTCCGGCCCCTGTTCGAGCAGGCCGCGACCGAGCCCGGCACCCTGCTGTACGTCATGAACCGCTCCAAGGACCATGCCGACGAGTTCTGGGTGTCGGAGCTCTACGCCGACGACGAGGCGTTCGCCGCCCACAGCGGCAGCGAATCGATGGCCCAGGCGGCGCCCGCGCTCGGCCCGCTCATCGCCGAGAGCGAGCTGATCCTCGGCGAACCTGTCCTGGCGAAGGGTGTGCCCATCTCCTCGTGACAGCGCTCTGGAGTCAGCAGGCGCGGTCCTGGTCGTATGGCCCCGAGGTGGCGAGCTGTAGGAGCCACGCCTGGCCGCCGCCGAAGTCGTGCGAGCCCGAGCACCACGACGACGTCGCCGAGGGATCGGCTCCGGCGATCCAGTTCGGCACGCTCCCGCCGCTCGGCACGAGGCCGCCGGTGATCACCCCCCACTGGTAGCTCGTCGAGTAGTCGCCGGCGACCAGTCCGGCGTGGCGCAAGCCGTCGATGGCGCCCTGGACGGTGGTCGCGTTGAGCGAGGTGTTGCAGGACCAGTAGCCGGTGCCGTTGGTGGGGAACTGGGTGGCGCAGCGGCCGGCGGTCTCCACGTCGAGCCACCACGTGGGCGCCGCCACCCCCTGATCGGCGGCCAGGGCGACGCTGCCCGCCGCTGCGTTGTAGCCGTAGTTGTAGGCGAGACAGGCGTTGTCGCCCGACCGGCAGCTCCCCGCCGGTCCGGACTGGTCGGTGTTGTCAGCCGAGCTCGGCGAGTTGATGTTGATGTACAGATTGAGGCCGGAGCCGGCCCAGGACGCCTCGCTGCCCAGGCAGGGGTTCGTGCTGAAGGCCTGCCCGTCGTTGACCCCCACGACCGCCACCGCGTAGGGCTGGGGGGGATAGCTCTGCCCGCACTGTGGCCAGGAGATGTCGTAGCCGGTGGACCCGGACGGGTAGCGCGCCGTTCCCGACGACGGCGGCGGCCGGTTGGGCGGACGACGGCTCGGCCCCGGCAGCACCGGCGGCACACCGGGTAGGAGACGGGCACCGAGCCCGGGCGGCGGACGTGGAACAACAGGCGCCGGGTGGGCGGGCGGCCCGGTGGCTGGGGTCCGGCTCGGCGCGGCAGCCGGGGAGGCGCGCCCGCCTTGGGCCGTGTACGAGGGCCCGACCGCGGCACCGGTGGTAGCCGTGGGCGAGGCGGCCGGGGCTGCGCTTCCGGCACGAGAGCCAACGGGAGCCGTGGCGGTGAGGGCCACCCCCTGGCCCGCCACACCACCCGGACCGCTCGACAGCGCCGGCGCGAGGCTCGACGCCGCACCATCGCGGGACCCGACCGATGCCGGCGGTGAGCGACCCTCGACACGGAGCGAGACGGCCCGGGATGGAGCTCCGCTGGCGATGGCGCCGATGACACCTGCCCCCACGAGGCTCATGACCAGCACGACCGCGCCCGGACGCGACAGAGCACGCAGCCTCTCGATCCGACCCCCAGCCATCCCAGCCATCACCCCATACCCACGAACCCTTCTCCGTAGGTTTCACCCAAGTAAAGCCCACTCGTGCACCTGCACGCCATCCCAGATGCGTCGGCCGGGCCCAGCTAGCCAGACCACGCCACCTGGCCCGTGGTACGACGGTGGCAGCCACGAGGGGGCCAGGTAGCGCGGTCTGACGCCCAAGACTGAGCGCGCCGGCGCGATCGCGCAATGGTCTCCAGGGACTATTTGTGGCGACCGGGAGGGCTACCTCTCCCTAGTCCTTCGGTCAGGAGAACAGCCCTTCGCGGGCCAGGCGGGCCAGCGCATCCGAGCGGTCCCGGGCCTGCAGCCGTCGATAGGCCGACCGGATATGCGCCTTGACCTCCGTCCTGCTCATACCCAGTTGGCCGCTGATGGCGGCGGACGGTTCCCCCATCGCCAGCAGCTCCAGGATCCGGCTCTCCGTCTCGGTCAGCCCCAGGTGCGCGCCTGGCCACCTAGGTGACAGCGCCTCGTCCGGGGCGAGCTGGGTACCGCCGGCCAAGGTCGGGTCCACCGCGATGGCGCCCCGGTTCACCTCGTCCAGTGCCTCGACGAGGTCCGACCCGGTGATGGTGTCGAGCAGGAAGCCGGCGGCGCCCCGTTGGAGGGTCGACCAGGTGAAGCGGGCCTCGTCCCGACGGGCCAGCACGACGACCCGGCTCTCGCCCAGCGCGGTCACCAGATTGGCCACCTGGTCGAGCCCGCCGGGCGCATCGAGGCGGGTATCGAAGAGCACGATCTGCGCCTGCGAGCGCGCCGCTTCCTCCGGGGCGGTATCGACCCCGCCGACCTCGCCAACCACCTTCACGCGCGAGCGGAAGGGGCGCAGCACGGCGGCCATCCCGGCGCGCGCAACCGGCTGGCGGCTGACGATCAACACCCTCAGGCTGGGCTGGGCACTGAGGTTCATAGAGACCTCTTTTCGCCTCAACCAGTGCTCACGGTGGTTGCGCCGAAGCGCCGCTTCTCCTTGTCGAGGTCGAGGGGAGCGACCTGGACAGTCTGGTCGCCCTCGTCGAGCAGGTCCGAGGGCACCGCCCACATGATCTCGAACTCGAGGCCGTCAGGGTCGCGGGCGTACAGACTCTTGCTCACGCCGTGGTCGCTGGCGC comes from Acidimicrobiales bacterium and encodes:
- a CDS encoding response regulator transcription factor, with amino-acid sequence MNLSAQPSLRVLIVSRQPVARAGMAAVLRPFRSRVKVVGEVGGVDTAPEEAARSQAQIVLFDTRLDAPGGLDQVANLVTALGESRVVVLARRDEARFTWSTLQRGAAGFLLDTITGSDLVEALDEVNRGAIAVDPTLAGGTQLAPDEALSPRWPGAHLGLTETESRILELLAMGEPSAAISGQLGMSRTEVKAHIRSAYRRLQARDRSDALARLAREGLFS
- a CDS encoding putative quinol monooxygenase, with the translated sequence MAQVAMLARVRAKEGKGDELVAAFRPLFEQAATEPGTLLYVMNRSKDHADEFWVSELYADDEAFAAHSGSESMAQAAPALGPLIAESELILGEPVLAKGVPISS